A genomic segment from Torulaspora globosa chromosome 3, complete sequence encodes:
- the CHS5 gene encoding Chs5p (ancestral locus Anc_4.156), whose amino-acid sequence MSQVEFLLTVGKLDASLALLTTDDHHVIEFPTVLLPDDVKAGSIVKLAVSQTFEEERKQRELFREIQAKIMEKYGTQRPSPPVLKVVNVTQTSCVLAWDPLQLGSASLKSLVLYRQGVRSTVIPCPLKTNTTKISGLSVDTDYEFELKLTTTSGQLWSEKVKMHTHKMTDMSGITVCLGPLDPLLGISGAQVAQSLSQIGARPMQNKVAIDTTHFVTNDIENDDDPELIKAKNSNIPIVRPEWVRASEMERRIVGVRGFYLDADQGILKSYQFPPATEEAKALFAQLKAGETTESINRDKELPKPTEHSREAEGSKQSESSGDVKKENEESPRITEEDLKQAAEPPSSESLGQDVVGDSQMSAKSASREITESAIQESLEGGEEATRTDMNETDSGSQQENAPPIITKDKNADDAITEADVPAYEEVDSASNDEAHEKSVANPADVRENATLVERVETAEITDSPAEGLGETVYNDVDLEETSEPTETTEKAEAAGPTAGEPATQEDNAPQQPAEESEASQAVPGVEISTTNTELTERAAEAETTDALVEADRSDLVEPAETEEEVEATAEAAASDSNESESNATHSEVAELEEDDEGAAAKETTATKKTTKKNKNKKKNKKKK is encoded by the coding sequence ATGTCGCAAGTTGAATTTTTGCTCACAGTAGGCAAACTGGATGCGTCTTTGGCACTTTTGACCACTGACGATCACCATGTGATAGAGTTTCCAACGGTACTGTTGCCGGACGATGTGAAAGCCGGTTCAATTGTCAAACTGGCCGTGTCGCAAACGTTTGAAGAGGAGAGGAAGCAGAGGGAGCTCTTTAGGGAGATTCAGGCCAAGATTATGGAGAAATACGGCACACAAAGACCTTCGCCCCCTGTGTTGAAAGTGGTTAATGTGACTCAGACCAGCTGTGTTTTAGCGTGGGACCCCTTGCAATTGGGATCAGCTAGTTTGAAATCTTTGGTTCTTTACAGGCAAGGTGTACGTTCCACTGTCATACCTTGTCCCCTGAAGACGAATACCACGAAAATATCAGGACTGTCAGTCGACACGGATTATGAGTTTGAGCTGAAACTAACAACGACATCAGGACAACTATGGTCGGAAAAAGTCAAAATGCATACTCATAAGATGACCGACATGTCAGGCATAACGGTCTGCCTTGGTCCATTGGATCCCTTGCTCGGTATTTCTGGCGCTCAAGTTGCGCAGAGCTTGTCTCAGATCGGTGCTAGGCCTATGCAGAACAAGGTGGCCATCGATACAACACATTTTGTCACGAATGATATCGAGAACGACGATGATCCGGAGCTCATTAAAGCTAAGAATAGCAATATTCCAATCGTTAGACCTGAATGGGTCAGAGCTAGTGAAATGGAGAGAAGAATAGTTGGAGTCAGAGGCTTTTATCTGGATGCGGACCAGGGTATCCTGAAGAGCTATCAATTTCCACCCGCTACGGAAGAAGCAAAGGCGCTTTTCGCCCAACTGAAAGCTGGCGAAACAACCGAGAGTATCAACCGCGACAAGGAACTGCCCAAACCTACAGAGCATTCGCGAGAGGCTGAAGGGAGTAAGCAGTCCGAAAGCTCTGGAGAcgtgaagaaggaaaacGAAGAAAGTCCTCGAATAACTGAGGAGGATCTCAaacaagcagcagaaccGCCAAGTAGCGAGTCGCTCGGGCAAGATGTCGTCGGCGACTCACAAATGTCAGCAAAGTCGGCATCGAGGGAAATTACAGAATCGGCGATTCAAGAATCTCTGGAGGGCGGCGAAGAAGCCACCAGGACGGACATGAATGAGACCGACTCTGGTTCACAGCAGGAGAATGCGCCACCGATAATCACCAAAGACAAGAACGCTGATGATGCTATAACGGAAGCAGACGTGCCTGCTTACGAAGAGGTCGATTCCGCCAGTAATGATGAAGCGCATGAGAAATCAGTTGCCAATCCTGCCGATGTCAGAGAGAACGCTACACTCGTTGAGCGCGTCGAAACAGCCGAAATCACAGATAGCCCTGCTGAAGGGCTTGGGGAAACAGTCTATAATGACGTTGATCTAGAAGAAACCAGCGAACCCACTGAGACGACTGaaaaagcagaagctgCAGGGCCTACAGCTGGTGAACCCGCCACGCAGGAGGATAATGCACCACAGCAGCCAGCCGAAGAAAGTGAAGCATCACAGGCTGTCCCTGGGGTTGAAATATCGACAACAAATACAGAACTGACAGAGCGTGCCGCTGAAGCAGAAACCACCGACGCCCTCGTCGAGGCAGACCGTAGTGACCTCGTCGAACCTGCGGAGACGGAGGAGGAAGTGGAAGCTACTGCGGAAGCGGCCGCCTCAGACAGCAACGAGAGTGAGTCAAACGCAACGCACTCCGAGGTGgcagaacttgaagaggacgacgaggGAGCCGCAGCCAAGGAAACCACGGCGACCAAGAAGaccaccaagaagaacaagaacaagaagaagaacaagaagaagaaatga
- the VMA7 gene encoding H(+)-transporting V1 sector ATPase subunit F (ancestral locus Anc_4.157), which produces MSEKRTLIAAIADEDTTTGLLLAGVGQITPETQDKNFYVYQEGKSTREQITKAFDTFTADRDDIAILLINQHIAELIRSHVDNFTSAFPAILEIPSKDHPYDPEKDSVLKRVRRLFGE; this is translated from the coding sequence ATGTCTGAGAAGCGTACGCTGATAGCTGCAATAGCTGACGAAGACACCACGACGGGACTGTTGTTGGCGGGAGTCGGCCAGATAACTCCAGAGACCCAAGATAAGAACTTCTATGTGTATCAGGAGGGAAAGTCGACTCGTGAGCAGATCACCAAGGCGTTCGATACGTTTACGGCAGACCGTGATGACATTGCCATCTTGCTGATCAACCAGCACATCGCAGAGCTCATCAGATCGCATGTGGATAACTTTACCAGTGCTTTCCCAGCGATCCTCGAGATCCCATCCAAGGACCATCCATACGACCCGGAGAAGGATTCTGTGTTGAAAAGGGTTAGGAGACTATTTGGCGAGTGA
- the DPC29 gene encoding post-initiation translation factor DPC29 (ancestral locus Anc_4.158) has product MNRCAALRTIATRGFSTGNAVVRSGHNKWSTIKHDKAKNDAERNKLFSKFAQRISLAVKLGGSSDPSLNIRLATAIELASKNNVTKKVIENAIKKGSGASAAAKGAGNMEMCLYEGMGPEGVALVVEALTDNKNRTIGLVRSAFTKANGSMTPTLYFFDKRGYVVARPPAELQGDDDRLLEKVLELDGVQDLETADEDPTCKIVTETTATNTVAAALKQQGFEVAELGMEYAPKNDMRVSVTDQEALQRIRKFLTVLEEIEEVTDVYTNLQQT; this is encoded by the coding sequence ATGAACCGCTGTGCTGCCCTGAGAACAATTGCCACCCGAGGGTTCAGCACCGGGAATGCTGTAGTGCGGTCCGGACACAACAAGTGGTCCACCATCAAGCACGACAAGGCCAAGAACGACGCCGAGAGGAACAAGCTGTTCAGCAAATTTGCCCAGCGGATCTCGTTAGCAGTGAAATTAGGCGGAAGCAGCGACCCCAGCCTGAACATACGGCTCGCGACCGCCATCGAACTGGCGAGCAAGAACAATGtgaccaagaaagtgatAGAGAATGCGATCAAGAAGGGATCCGGAGCCAGCGCCGCCGCCAAGGGCGCCGGCAACATGGAGATGTGCCTCTACGAGGGAATGGGCCCCGAAGGCGTGGCTCTTGTCGTGGAAGCCCTCACCGACAACAAGAACCGAACCATCGGTCTCGTCAGAAGCGCTTTCACCAAGGCCAACGGCTCGATGACCCCAACGCTGTATTTCTTCGACAAGCGTGGCTACGTCGTGGCACGCCCTCCTGCGGAACTTCAAGGCGACGACGACCGACTGCTCGAGAAAGTGCTCGAGCTAGACGGCGTACAGGACCTCGAAACCGCAGACGAAGACCCCACTTGCAAGATCGTCACAGAGACCACCGCAACCAACACCGTGGCTGCTGCACTGAAGCAGCAAGGCTTCGAAGTCGCCGAGCTCGGCATGGAATACGCCCCGAAGAATGACATGCGGGTCTCCGTTACAGATCAAGAGGCCCTCCAACGCATTCGCAAGTTCCTCACAGTGCTCGAGGAGATTGAAGAGGTTACAGACGTCTACACAAACCTGCAACAGACATGA
- the MTL1 gene encoding Mtl1p (ancestral locus Anc_4.159): protein MICRARNVVLLVVLAWWSQIEVVSGQLTGVSNGTSSLVLSDSSGSAILSFLSSASTSVAPTSFTSISSSKSASESSSPSSSTSPSISLSSVSSDSVSSSASSSSSSLSSVSSTSASSSSSSPSSSSSSSSSSTSSLSSSSSLLPSSTASTSTTTASSSPAVTSEATASDVRETVTSVISGKTVVSNLYTTYTYTADAGQKSQTSHGLSKKNRDIVIGCVVGIGVPLIIIALLLIYFFCVQSKKTDFIDSDGKVVTAYRANKLTKWWYALLGKDISDKYESKSPLGNSNSPILDEEEDGRSFHAQNDDGIVDSTTNSGGGAHSNDLMLEEDKYYDEDGNELNARNY from the coding sequence ATGATCTGTCGAGCTAGAAACGTTGTCTTACTGGTTGTGCTGGCATGGTGGTCTCAGATCGAGGTGGTATCCGGCCAGCTGACCGGTGTTAGTAATGGTACTAGCTCTCTGGTGTTGTCTGACTCTTCGGGTTCGGCGATCCTGTCGTTTTTGTCCTCTGCAAGCACTAGCGTGGCACCCACGTCGTTTACATCGATTTCGTCGTCGAAATCAGCATCGGAGTCATCATCCCCGTCGTCGTCAACGTCGCCTTCTATTTCATTATCGTCAGTTTCGAGTGATTCGGTGTCGAGCAGTGCCTCGTCTAGTAGCTCTTCATTGAGCTCGGTCAGTTCTACGAGtgcttcttccagctcttccagTCCGTCCAGCTCGTCCAGCTCGTCGAgttcttccacttcttcgCTGTCTTCTAGTTCTTCGTTGCTGCCCTCGTCGACCGCCAGCACTTCGACGACGACGGCGTCGTCGTCGCCTGCCGTGACAAGCGAAGCGACCGCTTCCGACGTCAGAGAGACTGTCACAAGCGTGATCAGCGGAAAGACAGTGGTTTCTAACCTCTATACCACCTATACTTACACGGCAGACGCTGGACAGAAGAGCCAGACGTCTCATGGActctcaaagaaaaacAGGGACATAGTGATCGGGTGTGTGGTCGGTATTGGTGTCCCGCTGATAATAATCGCGTTGCTGCTCATATACTTCTTCTGCGTGCAGTCCAAAAAGACGGACTTCATCGACTCGGACGGTAAGGTGGTCACGGCTTACCGGGCCAACAAACTGACCAAATGGTGGTACGCATTGCTGGGTAAAGACATAAGCGATAAATACGAATCGAAATCGCCTCTTGGGAATTCGAACTCACCGattttggatgaagaggaagatggcCGCTCTTTTCACGCACAAAATGATGACGGCATCGTCGACTCTACGACTAATAGTGGCGGAGGCGCCCACTCTAATGATTTGATGttggaagaagacaaaTACTACGATGAGGATGGCAATGAGCTGAATGCAAGAAACTATTGA
- the THG1 gene encoding tRNA guanylyltransferase (ancestral locus Anc_4.161), with amino-acid sequence MAKSRFEYVKEFERRDVLLPQCYIVVRIDGKKFHEFSRFYEFEKPNDIRALRLMNAAAKNVVLHYRNDVIVAYGESDEYSFILRRDTTLYNRRQDKIASLFVSLFTSQYVALWPKFFTNRELDLKHLPFFDARCVAYPNLAIIKDYLSWRFVDTHINNLYNTVFWQLVQKCGLTTQQAENRLSGTLSNEKQEILFTECGINYNNEPEMFKKGTMVTRKGEFLHIDVIKEIDRIFEGY; translated from the coding sequence ATGGCCAAGTCAAGGTTCGAATATGTTAAAGAGTTTGAGAGACGTGATGTGCTACTACCTCAATGCTATATAGTGGTGCGAATTGATGGCAAGAAATTTCATGAGTTTTCGCGGTTTTATGAGTTCGAGAAGCCAAACGATATTCGAGCTTTAAGATTGATGAATGCAGCTGCCAAAAATGTAGTGCTTCATTATAGGAACGACGTCATTGTGGCCTATGGTGAGAGTGATGAGTATTCTTTTATTCTCAGAAGAGACACGACTCTGTACAATAGGCGACAGGATAAGATTGCGTCACTGTTTGTATCTCTGTTCACCTCTCAGTACGTGGCATTGTGGCCcaaattcttcaccaaCCGGGAGCTGGATCTTAAGCACCTGCCGTTTTTCGATGCCAGATGTGTGGCGTATCCTAATCTCGCCATCATAAAAGACTATCTCAGCTGGAGATTTGTAGATACGCACATCAACAACTTGTACAACACTGTTTTTTGGCAGTTGGTTCAGAAGTGCGGATTGACCACTCAGCAGGCAGAGAATCGGCTGTCTGGCACGCTAAGCAACgagaagcaggaaattCTCTTTACAGAATGCGGCATCAACTATAACAATGAACCGGAgatgttcaagaagggAACGATGGTAACTCGGAAGGGAGAGTTTCTTCATATAGACGtcatcaaagagatcgatCGGATCTTCGAAGGTTACTGA
- a CDS encoding uncharacterized protein (ancestral locus Anc_4.162), producing MVRKIKIVQKKAPKKSWGPLQIQKVVWIVGHAMTLGLGSLFSVTYALQSLIFFKYRSWKWIFMRLNKSYSYFNGPRWYHALLRWTPQLVYRLAIVGSFMSLGVTSYQNAHGLHPQWYEMFSAENFQYLVISVFWFFTEASVFKLLPLMLLSYMHITNWRQEVNGIKDSDAVTKKNAAVLRALAVAELLVAVSLAMNTILMNSGASGVVLVLYLGIYWLRINFSPYMQIMMLKLLSKLDPKIPPKRAEQWGFIKKFIYSKIQDHERRKAEIEKTA from the coding sequence ATGGTGCGTAAAATCAAGATAgttcagaagaaagcacCCAAGAAGAGTTGGGGCCCATTACAAATCCAGAAAGTTGTCTGGATTGTAGGACATGCGATGACTTTGGGGCTCGGATCATTGTTCTCCGTCACTTACGCTTTACAGTCGCTCATATTTTTCAAGTATAGGTCCTGGAAATGGATATTCATGAGGTTAAATAAGTCATACAGTTATTTCAACGGTCCCAGATGGTACCATGCCCTGCTGAGATGGACTCCTCAGTTGGTGTACCGACTAGCGATTGTGGGCTCGTTCATGTCGTTGGGTGTCACAAGCTATCAGAATGCACACGGCTTGCATCCGCAGTGGTACGAAATGTTCAGTGCTGAAAATTTCCAGTACCTGGTGATCTCAGTGTTTTGGTTCTTCACCGAGGCGTCCGTTTTCAAGTTACTTCCTCTGATGCTGTTGAGTTATATGCATATCACCAATTGGAGGCAGGAGGTTAATGGGATTAAAGATAGTGATGCGGTTACCAAGAAAAACGCTGCCGTGTTGCGAGCACTCGCCGTGGCAGAACTCCTGGTCGCTGTTTCGCTGGCAATGAACACCATTTTGATGAACAGCGGTGCTTCAGGCGTCGTCCTGGTGCTCTATCTGGGAATCTATTGGCTAAGGATCAACTTCTCGCCTTACATGCAGATAATGATGCTCAAGTTATTGAGCAAGCTAGATCCAAAAATCCCCCCAAAGCGTGCCGAGCAATGGGgtttcatcaagaagttcatcTACAGCAAGATCCAAGACCACGAGAGGAGGAAggctgagattgaaaaaacGGCCTGA
- the RPS25A gene encoding 40S ribosomal protein eS25 (ancestral locus Anc_4.163) — MPPKQQLSKAAKAAAALAGGKKSKKKWSKKSHKDKAQHAVILDQEKYDRILKEVPTYRYVSVSVLVDRLKIGGSLARIALRDLESQGIIKPVSKHSKQAIYTRAAASE; from the coding sequence ATGCCTCCAAAGCAACAATTGTCTAAAGCTGCtaaagctgctgccgctCTTGCCGGTGGTAAgaagtccaagaagaagtggtCCAAGAAGTCCCACAAGGACAAGGCTCAACACGCCGTCATCTTGGACCAAGAGAAGTACGAcagaatcttgaaggagGTCCCAACTTACAGATACGTTTCCGTCTCCGTTCTAGTCGACAGATTGAAGATCGGTGGTTCTTTGGCTAGAATCGCTTTGAGAGACTTGGAGAGCCAAGGTATCATCAAGCCAGTCTCCAAGCACTCCAAGCAAGCCATCTACACcagagctgctgcttccgAGTAA
- the EST3 gene encoding telomerase subunit EST3 (ribosomal frameshifting): MPKIILPSRSRQKDNVFLQPWLETRLEERQDRTYASLAALQPPVFGFIPKLSEKEMAKPLTSAEILGNPCHFVKITKFYGVDAFNVFASVRDDRYQILVEFTPRCVSEFERRHRSRITCDTVNSLCVIGDCKLFYRERSYVLKYYKLDIASFKTTTNRTLRRVPVLVVNQISRFEMDQVGTLDQYPFIYNVL, from the exons ATGCCCAAGATAATTCTACCATCCAGATCGCGGCAAAAAGACAATGTGTTCCTGCAACCTTGGCTCGAAACACGCCTGGAAGAACGTCAAGACCGCACCTATGCTAGCCTCGCAGCATTGCAACCGCCCGTGTTCGGCTTCATTCCCAAGCTTTCGGAGAAGGAAATGGCAAAACCGCTCACGAGTGCGGAAATCCTAGGCAACCCGTGCCATTTTGTCAAGATCACCAAGTTCTACGGCGTGGATGCGTTCAACGTCTTTGCCTCGGTGAGGGACGATAGATATCAGATCCTT GTTGAGTTCACACCCCGTTGCGTATCGGAATTCGAGCGGAGACACCGTTCCAGGATCACATGCGACACTGTTAACTCTTTATGTGTCATAGGCGACTGTAAATTGTTCTACAGAGAACGCTCGTACGTCTTGAAATATTACAAGCTAGACATCGCCAGTTTCAAAACTACAACCAATCGCACACTGCGAAGAGTACCAGTGCTCGTGGTGAACCAAATCTCGAGGTTCGAAATGGATCAAGTTGGCACTCTTGATCAGTATCCATTCATATATAACgttctttga
- the APM1 gene encoding Apm1p (ancestral locus Anc_7.127) — protein MVSVVSFCDSKGKPILSRRYRDDVSLSAIDKFATLLAELEEESSVVPPCLSHNGTYFLFIQHEDLYVVALSTSLATNAAQVFTFLHKLVEALGDYLKTVEEESVRDNFVIIYELLDEMMDYGIPQITETKMLKQYITQKSFKLVKAVKKKKALARPPGALTNSVSWRAEGISYKKNEAFLDIIESINMVMTQKGQVLRSEIIGQVKVRSRLSGMPDLKLGINDRGIFTRDSDSGEEQVAKPPGSRKSNVELEDLKFHQCVRLSKFENEKIITFIPPDGEFELMSYRLSTPVKPLIWCDVNVQVHSKSRIEIHCRVKAQIKKKSIANNVEILIPVPDDADTPSFKYSHGVMKWVPEKSSILWKIRSFYGGKEYSMAAQMGLPSIAATEKPTFRRPVQVKFQIPYFTTSGIQVRYLKINEPKLQYKSYPWVRYITQNGDDYTIRLN, from the coding sequence ATGGTGTCTGTCGTTTCCTTCTGCGACAGCAAGGGGAAGCCGATCTTGTCTAGGAGGTACAGAGACGATGTTTCATTGTCAGCGATTGACAAGTTTGCGACGCTACTGGCAGAATTAGAAGAGGAATCAAGCGTCGTACCACCCTGTTTGAGTCACAATGGGACATATTTTCTCTTTATACAGCATGAGGATCTTTACGTGGTGGCATTATCCACATCTTTGGCAACCAACGCTGCACAAGTCTTCACATTTCTACATAAGCTGGTTGAAGCTCTCGGTGACTACTTGAAGACTGTCGAGGAGGAATCGGTCAGGGATAACTTCGTTATTATATATGAATTGCTGGATGAGATGATGGATTATGGTATACCTCAAATAACGGAGACCAAGATGCTCAAGCAATACATCACTcagaaatctttcaaattggTTAAGgctgtcaagaagaagaaagctttggCTAGACCGCCTGGGGCCTTGACGAACTCTGTCAGCTGGAGAGCCGAAGGGATTAGTTATAAGAAGAACGAGGCATTCCTGGATATCATCGAATCCATTAACATGGTAATGACGCAAAAGGGGCAGGTTCTTAGATCGGAAATCATCGGCCAGGTGAAGGTCAGATCTCGGCTTTCTGGTATGCCGGACCTGAAGCTCGGCATCAATGACAGAGGCATCTTCACGAGGGATTCAGACTCTGGTGAAGAACAGGTGGCCAAGCCACCAGGGAGCAGAAAATCAAATGTCGAGTTGGAAGACCTGAAGTTCCATCAATGCGTGAGGTTGAGCAAATTCGAGAACGAAAAAATCATTACATTCATCCCTCCCGATGGGGAATTCGAATTGATGAGTTACAGGCTAAGCACCCCAGTTAAGCCATTGATTTGGTGTGACGTAAATGTACAAGTGCATTCAAAGTCAAGAATCGAAATCCATTGTAGGGTAAAGGcacagatcaagaagaaatcaatAGCAAACAACGTCGAGATTCTGATCCCTGTGCCCGATGATGCCGATACCCCTTCCTTTAAATATTCTCACGGTGTTATGAAATGGGTACCAGAGAAGAGTTCTATCCTTTGGAAGATAAGAAGCTTTTATGGTGGGAAAGAATATTCAATGGCCGCCCAAATGGGCCTGCCCTCGATAGCTGCCACAGAGAAACCAACGTTTAGAAGGCCTGTGCAGGTCAAGTTCCAAATTCCTTATTTCACCACATCTGGTATCCAAGTGCGCTATCTTAAGATCAACGAACCCAAGTTGCAGTACAAGAGCTATCCGTGGGTAAGGTATATTACGCAAAACGGGGATGACTACACGATAAGACTGAATTAA
- the DOT5 gene encoding thioredoxin peroxidase DOT5 (ancestral locus Anc_7.126) encodes MADLRRSARVAASKRDTSSSEGQKMAEPALKKAKKSSEESKTHVESTEPPAGEDESPSREGEELWKLPREQPAARKGRRGSKTSESEADSTRPPAGEDETSSKDEKLWALPRDESKGEDSKSANHGDDKPPEEGEESTKPPAGEDEPPSGKDEELWKLSRDKEKTDVANDSDATAQSAELDIGGEVPDVTLQNQDGEDVSLRKVAEENRIIIIFAYPKASTPGCTRQACGFRDNYRELKEHAAVFGLSGDSVSAQKKFQSKQELPFDLLSDPKRILIGQLGAKKTAQSGTIRSHWVFFDGKLKYKRVKVSPEISVQDGRKEVLELAAKL; translated from the coding sequence ATGGCTGATTTACGTCGTTCGGCAAGGGTTGCCGCAAGCAAGAGAGACACTTCAAGCAGTGAAGGGCAGAAAATGGCTGAGCCAGCATTGAAAAAGGCTAAGAAATCATCTGAGGAATCCAAGACACATGTAGAAAGTACTGAACCACCAGCAGGCGAGGATGAATCACCCAGTCGCGAAGGAGAGGAATTGTGGAAGCTTCCACGAGAACAGCCTGCTGCCCGGaagggaagaagaggctcAAAGACGAGTGAATCAGAGGCAGATTCCACCAGACCTCCAGCaggagaagatgaaacTTCTAGTAAGGATGAGAAGCTTTGGGCTTTGCCCAGAGATGAATCGAAGGGTGAAGACTCGAAATCTGCCAACCATGGGGATGATAAACCACCAGAGGAAGGGGAGGAGTCGACAAAGCCGCCAGCCGGAGAGGATGAGCCTCCAAGCggaaaagatgaagaactgTGGAAGTTGAGCAGGGACAAAGAGAAGACCGACGTTGCCAATGATTCAGATGCCACTGCACAGTCGGCCGAATTAGATATTGGCGGAGAGGTTCCTGACGTGACTCTACAGAACCAGGACGGAGAGGACGTTTCGTTAAGGAAGGTTGCTGAGGAAAACAGGATCATAATTATCTTTGCCTACCCTAAGGCAAGCACTCCGGGCTGTACACGCCAGGCCTGTGGTTTCCGTGACAACTACAGGGAGTTGAAAGAACATGCGGCCGTATTTGGTCTGAGTGGTGATTCCGTGTCCGCCCAAAAGAAGTTTCAGAGCAAACAAGAGCTTCCATTTGATCTGCTAAGCGATCCTAAGAGAATTTTGATCGGTCAGCTGGGTGCCAAGAAAACTGCTCAGTCAGGCACAATCAGATCTCATTGGGTCTTCTTTGATGGCAAGTTGAAATACAAAAGAGTTAAAGTTTCGCCAGAGATCAGCGTACAAGATGGTAGAAAGGAAGTTCTCGAGTTGGCTGCCAAATTGTAG